One genomic window of Leptospira johnsonii includes the following:
- a CDS encoding S1C family serine protease, translating into MQFLKSGLIVLVFSLHFPLFSEERSDFDQVRKAVVQIKVYSQAFSAFTPWATDGVRASSGTGFLIGNKRILTNAHVISNAKYVQVQRYNQTEWYRVKILHVAHDCDLAVLEAEDPEFYKDSTDLSLGEIPELNSSLIVVGYPIGGNKVSVTRGIVSRKEQSKYEHSSVDSHLVLQVDAAINPGNSGGPAIQNNNVVGVAFQVATKGENIGYLIPTKVIRHFLKDIEDGRYDGYVELGIGTFNSFNTSLRKVKGIPEGLEGVFVSRILPNGSADGYLKEGDYLTEIDGLAIGRNGTITLDKDARVDFTEAVDDKYSGEPIRFKVFRNGKLIDVEFKAKRMPDFDFMKNRYDTPFDYSMIGGLLFQEMSRDLLGAWSRSGNTSGGSQFLYRYDYFIEDGIGRTKKADVVLYRKLAHPVNSSSDYFLNLVLESVNGEPINSLADLKRITAESKSKFLKLKFLNIDLPLILDREETQKADSQIRSTYGLE; encoded by the coding sequence ATGCAGTTCCTGAAATCTGGTCTTATTGTACTAGTATTCTCCCTTCACTTTCCCCTTTTCTCGGAAGAAAGAAGCGATTTCGATCAGGTACGAAAAGCAGTCGTGCAGATCAAAGTATATTCCCAAGCCTTCAGTGCATTCACTCCCTGGGCCACGGACGGGGTTCGTGCAAGTTCAGGAACAGGGTTTCTGATCGGGAACAAGAGAATATTAACAAATGCTCATGTAATCTCAAATGCGAAGTACGTCCAGGTACAGAGATACAACCAGACGGAATGGTACAGGGTCAAAATTTTACATGTGGCCCACGACTGCGACCTAGCGGTCCTAGAAGCGGAAGATCCCGAATTTTATAAGGATTCGACCGATCTAAGTTTGGGAGAAATTCCGGAATTGAATTCTTCTCTAATTGTAGTAGGATATCCGATCGGTGGAAATAAAGTTTCCGTAACCAGAGGGATCGTTTCCAGAAAGGAACAATCTAAATACGAACATTCTTCCGTAGACAGCCACTTGGTTTTGCAAGTGGATGCTGCCATTAATCCAGGGAACTCGGGAGGACCTGCCATCCAGAACAATAATGTGGTTGGAGTTGCCTTCCAAGTCGCTACCAAAGGGGAAAATATCGGTTATCTTATTCCTACCAAGGTAATCCGTCATTTTCTGAAAGATATAGAAGACGGAAGATACGACGGTTATGTAGAGCTCGGAATTGGAACATTCAATTCTTTTAATACTTCTCTCAGAAAAGTTAAAGGTATCCCGGAAGGGTTAGAAGGAGTATTCGTATCCAGAATACTTCCGAACGGTTCTGCGGACGGATATTTGAAAGAAGGGGATTATCTTACAGAGATAGACGGCCTTGCAATCGGAAGGAACGGGACAATCACATTAGACAAAGATGCCCGTGTAGATTTTACGGAAGCAGTAGATGATAAGTATTCCGGAGAGCCTATCCGATTCAAGGTATTCCGTAACGGCAAACTGATCGATGTGGAATTCAAGGCCAAAAGAATGCCTGATTTCGATTTTATGAAAAACAGGTACGACACTCCTTTCGATTATTCCATGATAGGCGGATTATTATTCCAAGAAATGTCCAGAGATCTTCTGGGAGCTTGGAGCAGAAGCGGAAATACTTCCGGTGGAAGCCAGTTCTTATACAGATACGATTATTTTATAGAAGATGGGATCGGCAGGACTAAAAAGGCGGACGTGGTTTTGTACAGGAAATTAGCTCATCCTGTAAATTCTTCCTCCGATTATTTCCTGAATTTAGTTTTGGAATCGGTAAACGGAGAACCTATCAATAGCCTTGCCGACCTGAAAAGGATTACCGCAGAATCCAAGTCCAAATTCTTAAAATTAAAATTTCTGAATATAGATCTCCCATTGATCTTGGATCGAGAGGAAACCCAAAAGGCGGATTCCCAGATCAGAAGCACCTACGGTTTGGAGTAA